The DNA sequence ACATTAAATTAGTAATCTCTAAAATGTCAATTCAAACTAAGTCTATAATAATTCTGATTAACAATAAATTCTGTGCGACGTACCCATAATTTACGTTAATAAGATGTgtcatttattttatctaattgattcgatttagttattttttacaACAAATTcatttacatatattatatccAATTGTGTTATACTATAGTATCTAAGCATGGAACTTAGTAGTTGACAGTTGACACAATGAGGAcatcataaattattttaatcttaGCAACTCCAACGTCTATAATGGATCAGGCATATTAGACATGCATTTGGATTATTATTTACAAATAAGACTATTCATTTAATTGATTTTAGAAACtcaaatttgataaaaattcaATCACTGTTAAAGTTATTTATGTTTCATAATcggtataaaaataaattataataaaataaatattattcgaattacaatatttataatgatattaaaaattattattaaaaatgacATAAATTTATATCATTCAAAGCTATATTATTCTAACACTCTTTCATTACAAGTTCttttgaaaagaatttaaacttatttattgaaatttaagtATTCTTTacgttataattttttagtacTCTTTCTGTATTTAAACATATCCttcttaataaaatttagattaaaaaataacatcttataaaaatatagatattaataaaaaaagattaaaacatttatataaataagaaacattaaaaaatatatctaaataaGCCCAGTAATACACGAGTGAatattgaaaaaagaaaaagtataatttattatttatggtGAATGAGAGTTTAAATCTGACCTAATCTACGCGTTTAAAGAAAACTAATGAACTagacaaaacaaaaattatGCCGTTCAAAAAAATTAACTGTGTTCTATATTCTTTTAACGCATTTGTCAAAAACGTCATTATTCTACTTTTTCCAAACAATTTCACTCATCATCCAGCTAACTTTCTTTAAAACCTCAACAAATaactttaaattaaataaaaatctaaattcaCTCAACTCTAGAATCTTTCTGTGAAAGTCTCTTCACATCATGGTGTGACTCTCAATAAACATATCCTTCAGAAATATCATCACATCTGTCACATACTCACCCAAACTACAACAAAGCACTCCATGCCCTTATTCATTTAGACCAATCTCCTCCTAAACAACATCAGAACAACCAACCTGCTCGGGACCTAGACTGTAAAACACCTTGCCGAATCGCCAGCAACCATGGAGGATGAATTGAGAAAATTCACCTACTTCGTCGTCACCAAAGGATGGAACATGGGACTCTTCACTTCCTTCGACGAGGATAGTGCTCAGGTCGTGGACTATCCAGACGGCGAATACCAGGCCTTCAACTGTCAGGCCCTAGCCGTTGGATCCTACTACGCGTGATTAAAGGAAATCGAGAAAGAGAAGGAGGCGCTTGATGAGATGACACAGCAAATGGGCCAACCAGATGAGTCGCCCCCAAAAAGCCCTTCGACCGTCGTCACCGAAAATGGCCGTCGGGCGCGTCTTTGTCGGTGTAAGTATTTCTTTAACTCAACACATACCATTCTGCTAAATTAACACCCTTTGCTAAGACATGCCTAACGCCTAAATTTTCAACATTCACATAGGGATTAACTACATCCCACCTAGCAAGGTTGCCTCTGGTGCCTATGCTGTCAACCTCAGCATGGAAGAATTGTTGCACAAGGTTTGTTACGGCGCCTCCTTGCCACCACCTTCCTACTTCTGAACTGAGTTGGGTGTCCGTGATACAGGCGTCGTGTATGCTTTCTCCATCGTTCTCCCTGGGAACCTGTTGGGAGCCGACGTCCACGCCAAGGGAAGGCACAACCCTCTCAAGACGGATGCTAAGGAAGATGCTACTTACAACATGCTTCAAAAGGTCCTCCACACCATGGATAAAGAAATATGGGACTTCAACTACTTGAAAGCAAAGATGCTAGAGAGGGCCAACAATGCACTTTCTGCAGAGGTTCAACGCCTTGAGGAGAAGTGTCGTCTCCACGGCTACGACAGCAATCTGGACAATGTATCACCATAGTACTCTTTCTCTCCTTTATCCAATTCAACTGCATTCTACAGATCAATCGTGACATCATTAGGAAGCCTTTTAATTAGTTCCGTTATGGGAAATATATTTCTATATTGCATACTCATGTCGCTAATTGTTATGCTAAGCTTCCGTGATCAATCCAACTTGTGTAATCCACTATATTATGAAGGAAAAGTATATAGAACCAAAAGGTTACCAGtcaaaaactaaacaaaatcacattaatttatattaataattaattttaaattttttaaattcaaaatttaaaaaatttaaaattgattaagtaaacctaattaaaacctataaaaaccttcctcttctctctcacaTTAACCTACCTACCTCCAACAATCATACATACAGACCTCTCTCTCACTATCAGGCTCTCTCCTCCTTCCTACCGCGACCCATTCCTCCGATCGCTTCCGCTTCCAGTCAGAACTGTCTTTACCAGATCGGGAGCTTGTGATGATATCTCACTAATGTCTACACCATTAAATCCATATGTATAACGAGCAAGAGTCAAAAGATCGACGCCCTTCGAGATTGGTGACTTCTTCAAGCACCTTTTGAAGATCTGGAGACATGATGTCTCATCCGGTAAAGGAATGTATATCAATTGGTCAAGACATCCTGGCCGAAGCAATGCAGGGTCAGGTCTGTTTGTTGCTCCAATGATGAACACGGTTTCCTTAACAGACATTCCATCCATCTTTGTTAGTAGTTGGTTCAACATTCTATCAACACCGCCGGAATCCCCTCTTGAACTTCCTCGCTGCATATCCGAAATGTCAAAgccttagaaaaataattagtGGCAATTTGtgtgaaatataaaaaaaaccattcatttaatatgaaaaaaacatcctaatacttaacaaaagaaatatgcagttatattttagaaaaaataattaaatatttataaaatttaaaaaaaaatgaaattcttaaagaaatagaagcattcacatttgcaatacaaaaaaattcgaaaaatatataaaagaacatccatttagtatgaaaaggaaacattctgatacttaacagaagaaacatccatatatattaactcGTAGAGATTTTAGATTCACCCAAAGGTATTTTGGCTGATTTTTTGCTAATATCCTTTTGGTTCCCTAGCATTGCTCTATTATGAATGAATTCTATTATGATCCAAACACTAATTTGCTCAACATTCAAAATCAAGTTATAAAAATTTCACCCCACATGATACACCGATAATGACCCACGTCAAAGTTCATGTCTTAAAATGCCACACAACCACAAACTTTTATTTACAATTCCAAGTTTCAATACCTTCTCTTTTACTATAATTTTACaactatttttattatgaaagtGCCACAACCCGACATCACAAATAAAAAACCGAGGTAAAAAATTAACACAATAACGTCTATTCATTAATTTGAAAAACATCACTTTGCATTTTCTCAAATTACCTTAAAGTTCAATTAACAACGAAAAAGTCACAACAGTAATTCAAAAGGAACCAATTTGTGtcaaactttttcttttttcggaCACAATTACTATAAAAGACCgttaacaaaatttaattattaaaaaggatgtttaatactaaaattattaaCGAGTAAATCTTTTTATAGTATATTTcttgtaaaattttaataattttgattaattatctatgtcttatttatttttaatttctgtgatcttttatctttttttgtcAACGGATAAAcatcacaaaaaaattaaaaaaagatggaattcaataaataataacaaatttactaaaattttaggaaaattataaattatcaacatcgaaattataaaatataaataaaagataattaacaTATTTTTATCTTTGTATAAAAAATAGCTTTTTTCtagaatattataaaaaaattatgtgtttattaataattttgatattaattAAATCTCCTCTTTAACAATTAAATCATTTTAATGgtctttttgaaatttttttggtcATAGATCAaactttatttaaatatattcaCCCACAATAATGGAAATAATATTCTTTAATTGCGTTTTTCCATATGTACTTACTCTTCTTTTAATTAGCATTTTAAGTAAATTATCAGTTCACCTCCACTCActacacaaaaaaattataaccaCCCAAGCCAAAGCCAAACTGAATCATTTAAAAATACATACACACCTTAACCCAAAACTTGGATGAACTCAATTTCATTCATGGACATAACTTTTGTTTTTCGtttttattcaattaaaaaaattatttttcccATACCTATGGACATAATTAAGTAGCCCGTTTTCCATGGTTTCAACCCAAAACTATACACATAGCCCATTACATTAGCTTGGCTCCCCCTCTCTTCGTTCAACTTCGCTGCAAGCCATTATGCTGTGCCCCCTTCTTTTTCCAATGTTACCCACAATGGGTATTTTCACGTAACTTTACTCTTCAACGCCTTAGCCGGTGGGAAGTGTAACACACACCCTCCTAccttaatatttaaaataatcacCTTACTTAAGATCTAAACCATTCAAATATTTAACAATAAATCTAAATGCTGAAAAACATTGAAGAACTGAAACTTCAATAAAGTATAGGAAAGTTATCAGATGTACCTAGGAACATCGGTAttccagttgttttaaccgttgattttaattaatatatattatatatattttttataatttagatcaacggttaaaacaactgaAACACTGATATTTCCGGTACACCTGATAACCTTCCGTATATTGGAGTACCTGAAACGTTTCCTATAATATATACAGTTGTGGATGTCGTTTGGGTTATAGTGCTTTTATATACATACTAACATGGCCATTTAACATATATTATTCATCatttggatatatatatatatatatatatatatatatatatatatatatatatatatatatatatatatatatattttgttgcGTACTTATAATGTAAGCTAAGCATCTTTCTtcggttaattttttttatataatgaTGTTCATaaattaattgattatcctCTTGGGATAAAAGAATTATTGTACTCATCAATTTTataaagatttggttttgaaataaATTGATTGAACATTATGCTGCCAAAGTAGTCTCTTTtgtgaaaattgatttattcaaaatataaagAATATGGTGTTATATAATTCATGCAAATATTGGTCGACCTAAAGAAAGGTCTATATTTGGCGGAATTACATACACATATTGATAGTAAATACATGTTTGGGTAACAAATCAAGAATAAAGTAATGCTTATTATTCATGCGGACAATAATCGGCCCAAAGGAAGTTTATTGTTTGGCCAAATAATAAGCATTGcacacttttatttattttctattaattatgcGGTCAATAATCGGCCCAAAAGAAGGTTATTGTTTGgccaattaataaaaaatatatacggTAATAAATAGGTTGCGAAATTTAAGTCTTCATGTGTGCATTAAGTCGGTCCAAAAAAAAGCTTCATGTGTGACATGAATTTTGACAATATTTGATTACTGCAATGAGAGTATCATTTATAGTTAATTTTTCTATCcaaagattgaaaattaatgttATTCTAGATATCTCAATATGGATTTTTTCCCATTATTTAACTAATATTTACTGCATGTTTATTTGTTCTAATCCAGAAACTATGGCTTTAGCTACCAATGTTTCTGCACAAATTAGCAGTATTCCTATGCTGAATGGTTCAAACTTTAAAGTTTGGAAGGATACCGTGGAGATTGTCCTCGGTTGTATGGATCTGGATATAGCTCTTCGAGAGGAGAAACCCACTTCCACTCTAGAAAATCTCAATGAGGTTAAAATAGAGAAGTGGGAGGGATCCAATCGAATGAGCATTATGATCATGAAACGCTCAATTCTTGAGGCGTTTTGGGGTTCAATTACTGAGGATAAAGATGCCAAACAGTTTCTAAAGGATGTTGAGAAATTCTTTACTAAGAATGAAAAGGCGGAGGCAAGTAGTCTTTTGAGCAAACTTGTCTCCATAAGGTATAAAAGTAAAGGGAACATAAGGGAGTACATTATGAAAATGTCTCATCTTGCTTCAAAATTGAAAGCACTAAAGTTAGAGTTGTCTAAAGATTTACTCGTGCATTTCATTTTGATTTCCCTTCCTGCACCCTTTGAGCAATTCAAAGTGAGTTATAACACTCTGAAGGACACTTGGTCCTTAAATGAGCTTATATCTCCTGTGTGCAAGAAGAAGAGATGCTACAGCAAGATAAGACTGAAAGTGCTCAAtggctttattttcttagtATAAAAGAAAGCGTGATACTACTGCAGATGTGCATTCTCAGCAAAAAAGGCTAAGAAACAGGATCAAGTTTCAACTTGTTTCTTCTGTAAGAAGGTGCGACACATGAAGAAGGATTGTACCAAATATGCCACCTGGCGTGTAAAAAAAGGTATAATTCTTACTTTCGTTTGTTCTGAGGCTAGTTTAAGTTATCCACCTATTGATACTTGGTGGGTAGATTCTGCTGCTACTACTCATGTAAGTGTTACTATACAGGGTTGTCTGTGAAGCCGACTGCCAAGTGATGGTGAAAGATACATTTATGTGGCAGACGGCAATATAGTTGCAGTTGAAGCTATAGGAACCTTTAGATTATGTTCGACGAGTGGATTTTACTTGGATTTATTAGAGACATTTTATGTACCGTCATTTAGACGAAATTTGGTTTCTATTTCTCGTTTGGACAAATCAGGTTATTTTTGTTCGATCAGAGACAATAAAGTTAGTCTCTTTTATAATTCGAATAATATTTGCTTTGGTTATTTGGTGGATAATCTATATAGGCTTAAATTAAATTCCTATAATAATGAAATACTGCAAAGGGGTacaaaacaaaaactaaatgagaATTCGGCGTCATTATGGCACAAACGCCTAGGCCACATCTCTAAACAGAGAATTCAGAGGCTCGTGTCGGATGGAATTCTCGAACCCCTAAATTTGGCAGACTTTGAAGTCTACATTGAGTGCATAAAGGGGAAAAAAACAAATGAAAGGAAATTAGGTGCCGAGAGAGCTAAAGATGTCTTAGAACTGATACATACCGATATATGTGGCTCATTTCCTACTGTCTCTTGGAATGAACAACGGTACTTTCTTACGTTCATAGATGATTACTCTCGTTATGGGTACCTATATTTAATTCATGAAAAGCCCCAAGCCTTGGATGTTTTCAAGTCTTTCAAAGCTGAAGTTGAACTTCaacttgaaaagaaaattaaagcagTCAAATCTGA is a window from the Arachis stenosperma cultivar V10309 chromosome 3, arast.V10309.gnm1.PFL2, whole genome shotgun sequence genome containing:
- the LOC130965726 gene encoding cell division cycle protein 48 homolog codes for the protein MQRGSSRGDSGGVDRMLNQLLTKMDGMSVKETVFIIGATNRPDPALLRPGCLDQLIYIPLPDETSCLQIFKRCLKKSPISKGVDLLTLARYTYGFNGVDISEISSQAPDLVKTVLTGSGSDRRNGSR